One Luteolibacter yonseiensis genomic window carries:
- a CDS encoding serine hydrolase domain-containing protein, which produces MNSSLFPVVAAALLTPFALSAPLPRSTPEEQGVSPAAIVKFVEAADKNVNTFHSFMIVRHGHVIAEGWWKPESADKPHILNSVSKSFNSTAVGLAIQDGKLKLDDPVLKFFPEDAPENPSENLKAMTVRDLLTMTCGHESEPKRDNGGPSVKQFLAHPVPFKSGTHFQYNTMGSYTLSAIVRKVTGQTPLEYLKPRLFEPLGIDNPRWDSSPEGNSLGGYGLYLRTEDIAKLGQLYLQKGKWNEKQLISQDWVGLATSKQVPNENAGHAGIGADWKEGYGFQFWRCRHNAYRGDGAGGQFCIVMPEQDMVVAITADTGNMQGELDVVWEHLLPAVREDALPADAAAGENLKQAIDRLVAHPVKKGN; this is translated from the coding sequence ATGAATTCCTCACTCTTCCCGGTTGTGGCCGCTGCCCTGCTCACCCCTTTCGCCCTCTCGGCTCCCCTTCCCCGCAGCACGCCCGAGGAACAGGGCGTTTCCCCGGCGGCGATTGTCAAATTTGTCGAAGCGGCCGACAAAAACGTCAACACCTTCCACAGCTTCATGATCGTGCGTCACGGCCACGTCATTGCGGAAGGGTGGTGGAAACCCGAGTCAGCGGACAAACCACACATCCTCAACTCCGTGAGCAAGAGCTTCAACTCCACGGCGGTCGGCCTGGCCATCCAGGATGGAAAGTTGAAGCTCGACGACCCGGTGCTGAAATTCTTCCCCGAAGACGCACCGGAGAACCCTTCGGAAAATCTCAAAGCCATGACAGTGCGGGACCTGCTGACCATGACCTGCGGACATGAGTCCGAGCCGAAACGGGACAATGGCGGCCCGTCCGTGAAGCAGTTCCTCGCCCACCCCGTTCCCTTCAAATCCGGCACGCATTTCCAATACAACACCATGGGAAGCTACACGCTTTCCGCCATCGTGAGAAAAGTCACCGGACAAACCCCGCTGGAATACCTCAAGCCGCGTTTGTTCGAACCCCTCGGCATCGACAACCCCAGATGGGACAGCAGTCCGGAAGGGAATTCGCTCGGCGGCTATGGACTGTATCTCCGCACGGAGGACATCGCCAAGCTCGGCCAACTCTATTTGCAGAAGGGCAAATGGAATGAAAAACAACTCATCTCCCAGGACTGGGTCGGGCTGGCGACCTCCAAACAGGTGCCGAATGAAAACGCGGGCCACGCGGGCATCGGCGCGGACTGGAAGGAAGGCTACGGCTTCCAATTCTGGCGATGCCGCCACAACGCCTATCGCGGCGACGGCGCGGGCGGCCAGTTCTGCATCGTCATGCCGGAACAGGACATGGTCGTCGCCATCACCGCCGACACAGGGAACATGCAGGGCGAGCTCGACGTCGTCTGGGAACACCTTCTGCCCGCCGTTCGAGAAGACGCGCTGCCTGCAGATGCGGCAGCCGGGGAAAACCTCAAGCAGGCGATCGACCGGCTCGTGGCCCATCCGGTGAAGAAAGGAAATTGA
- the infC gene encoding translation initiation factor IF-3 translates to MTRINDRIRAPRVRVVLANGDQLGVMSSREALIKAQSLGLDLVEIAGQVDPPVCKIVDYGKYKYEQAKLKKQKSKSATRMKEVKFRVGTGTHDYNIKLGRAEGFLDTNHKCRFVLQFRGRENAHKDLGFVVLNKIIEDLKTMAQVDQPPRLNGRAVAMILSPLPAHQRKRKFHLFHGELMEEDDFEDEEGHEEEVPDDDVPDEVPDEVPAEDAPKA, encoded by the coding sequence ATGACGCGGATCAACGACCGCATCCGTGCCCCGAGAGTTCGCGTCGTGCTCGCCAATGGCGATCAGCTAGGCGTCATGAGTTCGCGCGAAGCACTCATCAAAGCCCAATCCCTCGGACTCGACCTTGTCGAAATCGCCGGCCAGGTGGACCCACCGGTCTGCAAGATCGTCGATTACGGAAAATACAAATACGAGCAGGCCAAGCTGAAAAAGCAGAAGTCGAAGAGCGCCACCCGCATGAAGGAAGTGAAATTCCGCGTCGGAACCGGCACGCACGACTACAACATCAAGCTCGGTCGTGCCGAAGGATTCCTCGACACGAACCACAAGTGCCGTTTCGTCCTGCAGTTCCGTGGTCGTGAAAACGCTCACAAGGATCTCGGATTCGTGGTGCTGAACAAAATCATCGAGGATCTCAAGACCATGGCCCAGGTGGACCAGCCCCCGCGTCTGAACGGTCGGGCGGTGGCGATGATCCTTTCCCCCCTTCCCGCGCACCAGCGCAAGCGCAAGTTCCACCTCTTCCACGGCGAGCTGATGGAAGAAGACGACTTCGAAGACGAAGAGGGTCACGAGGAGGAAGTCCCGGACGACGACGTCCCGGATGAAGTGCCTGACGAGGTTCCGGCGGAAGACGCGCCGAAGGCCTGA
- a CDS encoding GNAT family N-acetyltransferase, whose translation MDLIIDEQTDADSLSAAVRKGIRENDPPDVGGRDWQPLNLSLRSGDGTLLGGIYGATMWRWLMIDGLWISPSLRGQGFGRKILLTAESTAIARGCLGSWLGTFDFQARDFYQHLGYEVFAELPGFPPGHTHFHLRKHFDPARVNSRTAAGQASE comes from the coding sequence ATGGACCTCATCATCGACGAACAAACCGACGCGGATTCCTTGTCCGCCGCCGTGCGGAAAGGCATTCGGGAAAATGATCCACCCGATGTCGGAGGTCGTGACTGGCAGCCGCTCAACCTGTCTCTGAGATCCGGAGACGGCACCCTCCTCGGGGGGATTTATGGAGCAACCATGTGGCGGTGGCTGATGATCGACGGCCTGTGGATCTCTCCCTCGCTGCGGGGACAGGGCTTTGGCCGCAAAATCCTCCTGACGGCGGAATCCACCGCCATCGCCAGAGGCTGTCTCGGGTCATGGCTCGGCACCTTCGACTTCCAGGCACGGGATTTTTACCAACACCTGGGTTACGAGGTTTTCGCCGAACTTCCTGGCTTTCCGCCCGGACACACGCACTTCCACCTCCGGAAACATTTCGATCCGGCTCGCGTCAACTCCCGCACTGCGGCGGGCCAGGCGTCTGAATGA
- a CDS encoding HAD family hydrolase yields MLYLFDIDGTLVDTGGAGLTALVEATREIFGHDGPELDLAGSTDLGIIANIHAHFEIEVTRERIDTYFQVYLDRLDWNLANGGHPGRVIAGATELLQHLAKKPDATLGLLTGNISGGAAAKMRHYGLSHYFSFGAYGSDHADRNQLGPIALERAALHAGRKFTADETWVIGDTPKDIACAHAVGARCLAVATGRFSVAELEACGADRVVASLDQALDLI; encoded by the coding sequence ATGCTCTACCTCTTCGACATCGACGGCACCTTGGTGGACACCGGCGGCGCGGGACTGACCGCGCTCGTGGAAGCGACCCGTGAGATCTTCGGCCATGACGGTCCCGAACTCGACCTCGCAGGCAGCACGGATCTCGGAATCATCGCGAACATCCACGCGCATTTCGAAATCGAGGTCACACGTGAGCGCATCGACACCTATTTCCAAGTCTATCTGGACCGCCTTGACTGGAATCTGGCGAACGGAGGACACCCCGGACGTGTGATCGCCGGAGCGACCGAACTGCTGCAACATCTGGCAAAGAAGCCGGATGCCACGCTCGGTCTGCTCACCGGAAACATTTCCGGAGGTGCTGCGGCGAAGATGCGCCACTACGGTCTTTCCCACTATTTCTCATTCGGTGCCTATGGCTCCGACCATGCGGACCGGAACCAGCTCGGCCCCATCGCCCTGGAACGCGCGGCTCTGCACGCGGGGCGGAAGTTCACCGCCGACGAGACCTGGGTCATCGGGGACACTCCGAAGGACATCGCCTGCGCGCATGCCGTCGGGGCCCGCTGCCTCGCCGTGGCAACCGGACGCTTTTCCGTTGCGGAGCTCGAAGCTTGTGGAGCGGACCGGGTGGTCGCGTCGCTGGATCAGGCGCTTGACCTGATCTGA